Genomic DNA from Streptomyces sp. NBC_01298:
CAACCCAAAAGCCCGCCTATACCCCTCCTGCCAAAGGACCATCAGGAACGCAGCAAGGGGATGCCTCCACGTAGGAGGACCAGAAAGAGGCAAGATCATCCGCGACCCTAACCGCACCCAAACAGACCTGTCAGGGGGCAGCGAGTTCACTGGTGTTTCTCTTCAACCAGGTACTCGATCGCGCCGACCACGTACTCACCGAGTGCGAAAGCCGTGTTGATCTCCTGATACTCCGTCCAGACCGCCGGAGCCACTGGGTGTGAACCCGCGGCGTACAGCCGCAGCAGCAGCCTGAACGCCAACTCCACCGAGACCGTCCGAGCGCAGACATCAAGCACCTCCCGCAGCCCCATCGAGAGCGGAGCCGCACCGACTGCACGCAGTACCCGCTCCCTCAGCTCCGGCGACCCCCACTCCGGGTCGGCCCCCTCAGGCCGGATGCTGCCGTGAGCCCGCTGCCAGTCACGGGCGACCATCTGAAAGCGGCGAAGCAGGTCACGGCCTGACTCATTCGGCTCGAACCGATAATTCTCCGCAGTCGCCGCACCCCAGAGCAGCTCGATCTGACTATCGCTCAATGCCGAGACAATGAGCAGTGAGACGTCGTACTCCAAGGCCGCGGCCCCCGCACTGTCCCCGAAACTTTCGAGGGCCACATCCCCGGCCTCCCCGACATACCCCCAGTCCTGGTGGAAATCCCCCGCCAACCGCGGCAGGCCAAAGTCAAAGGGAGTAAATCTCTCACGGGGCATGTCTCTCCTAGATCAGAAACATCGTACGAAGCCAGCACAGGCCTGGGCCCTCGGGTGTCAGCCTGGGCCGACCGCGGGGCTCCCGCGCTCCGCGCGGAACTCACCCCCGAACCACACAGTCCAGGCCCGCAGCCCATTGGACGGATCCACTCCGCCCTCCAGCGCCCTTCCGTCTCCCCCACCAGGACCAAGCCCGCTCCGCGGGCAGCCGGCTGCAGAACAAGGGCTGGGGCTCCTGTCGTCATCCGGCCTACAGGCGCGGACACGGGTGGCGGCCCGGTCTGGTTCCTGCCTTGCGGAACTCCTGAGGCCAAGCACTGCCGACTCGCCCGGTAGCGTTGCGCTCTTCGGGTGCCGTCGGGGCCCGGAGTCCTTGAGGTGAATACCGATGTCCGTTGACGAACTGCCCATCGTATGGAGCCTCTCACCCGAGGACGCCCGAGCTGGATGGCGAGCCCTGTGGTGGAGCGTCGGACCGGACAGTGAACTCGCAGTGATCCTGGTCCAAGAACGAAACCTGCGCCGTTCCCCGTACATCAAGGGCTGGATCGGCTGGCGTGTACCAGCCCCGTGTGACGGCGTGCTGGTGGTAGTCACCGACGGGGTAGAGCGCTACATAACCGTGACGGGCATAAACGAGTCGACCAATCATCTGGCTCTCCTCTCCTGGTCCCGGTTCCTGCTGACGTCGAGCCGTACCCGCCAGGGCAAGGACGGAGCCTGGGAGAACAACGCCGTTGTGTACTCACCTGGCGGCTTCCCGATGAACCACATCTGCCTCGGCGACGCCATCAACTACGTCATAGCCGACCGCGACGGTGGAGTATGGACCGCCCACGGCGACGAAGGCGTCTACGGCCACCACCCGGCATCCCGGGCCGGCCTGGCCCGCTGGAACACCGACGGCGACCACACCTGGACTCCGCAGCACCTGCCCGTGCTGCCTCTTGGCGGCAACGCAGCCGCCACCGAAGGAACGCTAGCCTGACATGCGTGGTACAGCCCCGAAGGCGCCTTCATCACCCGGATCGACCCCACCACCGGAGAAGCGAGCAGCTGGACCAATCCGGTCAGAGACACCGACGGCATCACGGTCCGGGGCAACCGAATGATCCTCACCCACCGCTTCCACAACCGACCCGGCGTCGAACTGAACCACGCGGAACTCATCGACGACGCCTGGGTCATCACCACGCAAAGAAAACTGACCCTGCCCGGTCCCATGGGCATGCGCTGCACCCAAGGCCGCGACGGAGACCTCTGGCTCCGCGACGGCGACACCTGGATACGAATCTCAGCCTGAACTCAAACAGCGGCAAGCCCCCCGAGCCGGGGGGCTTGCCGTGCTCGGCCGGGGCCCTTCGCTTCGCTGCGGACTGGCTCTGGTTCCGCTGCGCTCCACCAGAGCGGGCCTGCTTCGCAGGCTCCAAGGCTCCCGTGCTCCGCACGGGAGGTGAGCCCGTTTCGCAGGATCCGGGCCTTCATCCTGTGGCAGCAACGGCTACCCGCGTCTGGGCTCCCGAGCCACTTTGCCGTCCTTCACGAATAGCCTTACTCGCTGCTCATTGAAGTCCATCGTCACCATGCTGCCCTCCGGCACCATGTGGACCACAATTTCCGGGCACTGCGCCTGGATCTGCTCGAGGGCCTCCTCCGCCGGCTTCCCGGTCAGCTCCGGCCACGCACGCTTCGCCTCCATCAGCCCTCCAGAGTGACTATTCGCTTCAGGTCTCGCTCGACCGCTACGGGCCATCTGCTCTTGTCCTGCGCCGTTCCCCGAATCGTTCGGCGGAAATGCTCTTCGCTCCGCAGGCCGATCACAAGCCGCTGTCGATACCCGTCACGGCCGGCGGGCCGAGCGGGGCGTCAGACTCCGAAAGGCCGGCATCCTTCAGGGCTGCCGTGACGATCCGCATCGCATCGAGCTCAGCCTCGTACTTATCCGGGGCCTCGACCTCGAGCCGGATGGAGAAGGTGCCGTCCTCGTTCAGTGTGAGGAGACGCAGTCCCTCGTTCTCACTGACCTCCGT
This window encodes:
- a CDS encoding serine protease inhibitor codes for the protein MEAKRAWPELTGKPAEEALEQIQAQCPEIVVHMVPEGSMVTMDFNEQRVRLFVKDGKVAREPRRG